A genomic window from Caballeronia sp. SBC1 includes:
- a CDS encoding DUF2442 domain-containing protein translates to MTAFVDITEHQMREAEERMNKHVAAHPIAMSASFNPVDGRVAIELSNGALFAIPARIIQGLENASDSDLKTIEITASGTGLYFPTVDADILVAPLLAGVLGSRSFMARRLGKAGGASRSESKAAAARANGARGGRPRKVNVESEEYEGGAALEKK, encoded by the coding sequence ATGACTGCTTTTGTTGATATCACCGAACACCAGATGCGCGAAGCCGAAGAGCGGATGAACAAACACGTTGCCGCACATCCGATCGCCATGTCCGCCTCGTTTAATCCAGTGGACGGCAGGGTGGCTATCGAACTGTCGAATGGCGCGTTGTTCGCGATTCCCGCGCGGATTATCCAGGGTTTGGAAAATGCTTCGGACAGCGACCTGAAAACAATCGAAATCACGGCATCCGGCACGGGTTTGTATTTCCCCACCGTCGACGCCGACATTCTCGTGGCACCGTTACTTGCCGGTGTACTGGGGTCGCGATCGTTCATGGCCAGACGACTGGGTAAGGCGGGAGGGGCCAGTCGCAGCGAATCCAAAGCGGCCGCGGCGCGCGCGAACGGCGCGCGTGGCGGCCGGCCCCGCAAGGTCAATGTGGAAAGCGAGGAGTATGAGGGAGGTGCTGCGCTCGAGAAAAAGTAG
- a CDS encoding efflux RND transporter permease subunit: MWFTRVSINNPVFAAMMMAAFLVIGLFSYERLKVDQFPDITFPVVVVQTAYPGASPESVESDVTRKIEEAVNTISGIDEISSHSYDALSVVIVQFDLSVNVMQAAQDVRDKVALIRPDLRDGVKEPRVLRYDPSDMPIVTVAVSNAPGSALSTRDLTTTADQIVRKRLETVRGVGSVSIVGGVKRQVRIDVSPDRLQALSVGVDQVIRAVQNENQEIPAGPLTSAGIEQTVQVKGRFQTPDDFKRIIVARRGASNAGHAVTLDQVAQVVDGQEEPDSMALLNGNRALFLSVVKAQGENTVDVAHGIRAEVEALRKALPPGVKLDITDDSSLDIENSVNEVKGTLLEGALLTIAIVFLFLGSWRSTVITGLTLPIALIGTFAFMFAAGFTINVITLMALSLCVGLLIDDAIVVRENIVRHVQLGADHRTAALDGTKEIALAVLATTFSIVAVFLPVGFMSGIIGRFFHQFGVTVAAAVLISMFVSFTLDPMLSSIWPDPALHVRGTRHLARLLAFFERGVERLAQFYRRLLGWSLRHRITTLSVAAATFFGSLFLVPLIGTEFVPNADFSTTQIGLNTPVGTSLEATADKVRQVEAALASYPEVRYSYATINSGNAQGKNNALITVRLKERRERTRGVLELNQVFRTRLQRIAGIVVTEIGMPDGAGSSKAVQFSLQGDNLDELRRLSAEAQQRLRKIPGLVDLDASLKDDKPIVAIDVRRELASDLGVGVAEVGQALRPLLSGDAISTWRAPDDQDYDVSVRLPSAQRRNVDDLSKLMIATSRTDANGAPVLVPLRQVAAITETTGPDVIGRRDLSREVEISANVIGRSPGEVAADVKKTLDEMHLPAGYRYRFGGSTKSMNESFIYAVQALVLAVIFIYMILASQFGSFLQPLAIMTSLPLTLVGVLLALLLFGSTLNMFSIIGFIMLMGLVTKNAILLVDFANQARRGTLLDATGKGHPMTRTDALLEAARVRLRPILMTTLAMIFGMLPLALGLGEGGEQRGPLGQTVIGGVITSSLLTLVVVPVAYTVLDDFGAWVTRKWRRGAKGKTLIASSERSRDIPAEVDRVP; encoded by the coding sequence ATGTGGTTCACGCGCGTCAGCATCAATAACCCCGTGTTCGCCGCCATGATGATGGCGGCGTTTCTCGTGATCGGCCTGTTCTCATACGAGCGCCTGAAGGTCGATCAGTTTCCCGATATCACGTTTCCCGTGGTCGTTGTCCAGACGGCGTATCCAGGGGCATCGCCGGAATCGGTGGAATCCGACGTCACTCGCAAGATAGAGGAAGCGGTCAACACGATTAGCGGCATCGACGAAATTTCATCGCACTCCTACGACGCGTTGTCGGTCGTGATCGTCCAGTTCGATCTCTCGGTCAACGTCATGCAGGCCGCGCAGGACGTCCGCGACAAGGTGGCGCTGATCAGGCCCGATCTGCGCGACGGCGTGAAGGAACCGCGCGTTTTGCGCTATGACCCGTCCGACATGCCGATCGTCACGGTTGCCGTGTCCAACGCGCCAGGCTCAGCGTTGAGCACGCGTGACCTCACGACCACCGCCGACCAGATCGTGCGCAAGCGTCTGGAAACCGTGCGCGGCGTGGGCTCGGTGAGCATTGTGGGCGGCGTAAAGCGGCAGGTTCGGATTGATGTCAGTCCGGATCGCCTGCAAGCATTGTCCGTTGGCGTTGATCAGGTGATTCGCGCCGTGCAGAACGAGAATCAGGAGATCCCAGCCGGGCCGCTGACGTCGGCGGGTATTGAACAGACCGTGCAGGTGAAGGGCCGTTTCCAGACGCCCGATGACTTCAAACGCATCATTGTCGCGCGTCGCGGCGCATCGAATGCTGGGCATGCCGTCACGCTGGATCAGGTGGCGCAAGTGGTCGACGGGCAGGAAGAGCCGGACAGCATGGCGCTGCTCAACGGTAATCGCGCGCTGTTTTTATCGGTGGTCAAGGCGCAGGGCGAGAACACGGTTGACGTGGCGCATGGCATCCGGGCCGAAGTCGAAGCACTGCGAAAGGCGCTGCCGCCGGGCGTCAAGCTAGACATCACCGACGACTCGTCACTCGATATCGAAAACAGCGTGAACGAAGTCAAGGGCACATTGCTCGAGGGCGCGCTGCTGACCATCGCGATCGTGTTCCTGTTCCTCGGCTCGTGGCGCAGCACCGTGATCACCGGGCTCACGCTGCCGATCGCGTTGATCGGCACGTTTGCGTTCATGTTCGCGGCCGGTTTCACGATCAACGTCATCACGCTGATGGCGTTGTCGCTATGCGTGGGCTTGTTGATCGACGACGCGATCGTGGTGCGTGAAAACATTGTCCGGCATGTTCAGCTTGGCGCGGACCACCGCACGGCCGCACTCGATGGCACGAAGGAAATCGCCCTCGCCGTGCTCGCCACAACGTTTTCGATTGTCGCCGTGTTCCTGCCAGTGGGATTCATGAGCGGCATCATCGGCCGGTTCTTTCACCAGTTCGGCGTGACAGTCGCGGCCGCCGTGCTGATCTCGATGTTCGTCTCGTTTACGCTCGACCCCATGCTCTCGTCGATCTGGCCCGATCCCGCGCTGCACGTGCGCGGCACACGCCATCTCGCCCGTTTGCTCGCCTTCTTCGAGCGCGGCGTGGAACGGCTCGCGCAGTTCTATCGGCGGCTGCTCGGCTGGTCGCTCAGGCACCGCATCACGACGCTGTCGGTTGCGGCCGCGACTTTTTTCGGCAGCCTGTTCCTCGTGCCGCTGATCGGCACCGAGTTCGTCCCGAATGCCGATTTTTCCACCACGCAGATTGGCTTGAACACGCCCGTGGGAACGTCGCTGGAAGCAACCGCCGACAAAGTCCGCCAGGTCGAAGCGGCACTCGCGTCATACCCTGAGGTGCGTTATAGCTATGCCACGATCAACTCCGGTAACGCGCAGGGCAAGAACAACGCGCTGATTACCGTACGCCTGAAGGAGCGGCGCGAACGCACGCGCGGCGTGCTGGAATTGAACCAGGTGTTCCGTACGCGGCTGCAGAGGATTGCCGGGATCGTGGTGACCGAGATCGGCATGCCGGACGGCGCCGGCTCCAGCAAGGCGGTGCAGTTCAGCCTGCAAGGCGACAACCTGGACGAGCTCCGGCGTCTGTCCGCCGAAGCACAACAGCGCTTGCGAAAGATTCCCGGCCTCGTGGATCTGGACGCGAGCCTGAAGGACGACAAACCCATTGTGGCCATTGACGTCCGTCGCGAACTCGCGTCTGACCTGGGCGTAGGCGTAGCGGAGGTCGGTCAGGCGCTGCGCCCGCTGCTGTCGGGTGACGCCATCAGCACGTGGCGCGCGCCCGACGATCAGGATTACGACGTGAGCGTGCGTTTGCCCTCGGCACAACGCCGCAACGTAGACGACCTGTCAAAGCTCATGATTGCCACCAGCCGCACCGACGCAAACGGCGCGCCCGTACTCGTGCCCTTGCGACAGGTCGCCGCTATTACCGAGACGACCGGACCGGATGTGATCGGCCGGCGGGATTTGTCGCGCGAGGTCGAGATTTCGGCAAACGTCATAGGACGATCGCCGGGCGAAGTCGCCGCCGATGTGAAGAAAACCCTCGACGAGATGCACCTTCCCGCAGGCTACCGATACCGTTTCGGCGGCTCCACAAAAAGCATGAACGAGTCGTTCATCTATGCGGTCCAGGCGCTGGTGCTCGCCGTGATCTTCATCTACATGATCCTCGCGTCGCAATTCGGCAGCTTCCTGCAACCGCTCGCGATCATGACGTCCCTCCCGCTCACGCTGGTGGGCGTGCTGCTCGCGTTGCTGCTGTTCGGCAGCACGCTGAACATGTTCTCGATCATCGGTTTCATCATGCTGATGGGCCTCGTCACGAAGAACGCGATCCTGCTCGTCGACTTCGCGAATCAGGCACGGCGCGGCACCCTGCTCGACGCGACGGGTAAAGGCCACCCGATGACCCGCACCGACGCGTTGCTGGAAGCGGCACGCGTCAGGCTGCGCCCGATCCTGATGACCACGCTCGCGATGATCTTCGGCATGCTGCCGCTCGCGCTGGGCTTGGGCGAAGGCGGCGAGCAACGGGGGCCGCTCGGCCAGACGGTCATTGGCGGCGTGATCACCTCGTCTTTGTTAACGCTGGTGGTCGTGCCAGTGGCTTATACGGTCCTTGATGATTTCGGCGCATGGGTGACGAGGAAATGGCGGCGCGGTGCAAAGGGAAAGACGCTTATTGCATCTTCCGAACGCTCCCGAGACATTCCCGCCGAGGTGGACCGCGTGCCTTGA
- a CDS encoding efflux RND transporter periplasmic adaptor subunit, producing the protein MHLSRKRNILIAAIVVIIVLTLGITHTLRKRASAGAPATSASSSADESVIEFTPGDLAALTRHTLSETLPLTGSLRAVTQAAVKAKVAGSALDVRAREGDTVKAGQILASIDARDYAARAEQSRGQMAAMAGQLDIAKQTLENNRVLVEKGFISKNAFDTAQSQYTIAAANLAAARAALASSNLSVADTIVRAPFSGQIASRSIEPGERVAVDSKLFDVVDLTQLELEAPVPVGEIGRVRIGQPVSIRFDGIEPPVVSTVTRINPAAQPGSRSIMVYIQVPNPTATLRVGMFGTGSVTVGSTPNALVVPASAVRTDGASQSVYALSGGKLVEVPVTTAATGAAEGASWTQLVDPPLKEGQQVVKNNLGALRIGSTVRMVGLAAAALPTAATAASMPAVQ; encoded by the coding sequence GCTCAGAAAACGCGCGAGCGCCGGCGCACCGGCAACATCGGCTTCGTCCTCCGCCGACGAGTCTGTCATCGAATTCACGCCCGGTGACCTCGCCGCGCTCACGCGTCACACGCTGTCCGAAACGCTGCCGCTCACCGGTTCACTTCGCGCCGTCACGCAAGCTGCCGTCAAGGCGAAAGTGGCGGGCTCGGCTCTCGACGTGCGGGCGCGTGAAGGCGATACCGTCAAGGCAGGACAAATACTCGCCTCCATCGACGCCCGCGACTACGCCGCTCGCGCCGAGCAATCGCGTGGGCAAATGGCCGCCATGGCCGGTCAGTTGGATATCGCGAAACAAACGCTCGAGAACAATCGCGTGCTCGTCGAAAAGGGCTTCATCTCAAAAAATGCCTTCGATACGGCCCAAAGCCAGTACACCATCGCTGCCGCCAATCTCGCGGCTGCCCGCGCTGCGCTGGCATCGTCGAATTTGTCGGTGGCGGACACCATCGTGCGCGCGCCGTTCAGCGGTCAGATTGCGTCGCGAAGCATTGAACCCGGGGAGCGTGTGGCCGTCGACAGCAAATTGTTCGATGTCGTCGACCTGACCCAGCTTGAACTCGAAGCCCCCGTGCCCGTGGGGGAAATCGGCCGCGTTCGAATCGGCCAGCCCGTTTCCATCCGGTTCGATGGCATCGAACCGCCCGTCGTGTCCACTGTCACGCGCATCAATCCCGCAGCGCAGCCGGGCTCGCGCTCGATCATGGTTTATATCCAGGTGCCCAATCCGACTGCCACACTGCGCGTCGGCATGTTTGGCACGGGCAGCGTGACGGTGGGCAGCACCCCGAACGCGCTGGTGGTGCCAGCATCCGCGGTGCGCACGGATGGCGCGAGCCAAAGCGTCTACGCGCTCTCGGGCGGCAAACTCGTCGAAGTTCCTGTCACCACGGCAGCAACCGGTGCCGCCGAGGGCGCGAGCTGGACCCAGCTCGTCGATCCACCGCTCAAGGAAGGCCAGCAGGTCGTGAAGAATAACCTCGGCGCGCTGCGCATCGGCAGCACCGTGCGCATGGTCGGACTAGCCGCCGCCGCTTTGCCAACGGCGGCCACGGCGGCGTCCATGCCAGCTGTTCAATAG